The Sporosarcina ureae genome includes a region encoding these proteins:
- a CDS encoding TspO/MBR family protein produces the protein MKQENTSILLRIAIVITYAIMITANALANILPLNGQTTGEISDKYGNLFAPAGFTFSIWSLIYFLLLLHVIYQLGLFQKKKNPKLLSQVGIWLCISSVLNASWIVLWHYEYLLLSVIVMLFMLLTLIRINILIFNASLTRREAFFIKLPFSIYFGWITIATIANITAFLVSIDWDGLGLSDVKWTMIILFFGAAIGILTTIRRLDIAYALVLIWAYYGIYSKHISEMGFNGEYPSVILSILICLALITLAVVLVAVKKLRR, from the coding sequence ATGAAACAAGAGAACACTTCTATACTTTTACGCATTGCTATTGTTATAACCTACGCAATCATGATCACAGCTAACGCATTGGCCAATATCCTTCCTCTAAATGGACAAACGACAGGAGAGATATCAGATAAATACGGAAACCTATTTGCGCCGGCCGGATTTACGTTTTCTATTTGGAGTCTAATCTACTTCCTGTTACTACTTCATGTTATCTATCAACTTGGTCTTTTCCAAAAGAAGAAAAACCCAAAACTTCTTAGTCAAGTAGGTATTTGGCTCTGTATCTCCTCTGTACTAAACGCATCGTGGATTGTCTTATGGCATTACGAATATCTATTACTTTCTGTTATCGTCATGTTATTCATGTTGCTAACATTAATAAGAATCAATATTCTCATATTTAATGCATCGCTGACTAGAAGAGAAGCGTTCTTCATAAAGCTTCCGTTCAGCATCTATTTCGGATGGATTACCATTGCTACGATTGCAAATATTACCGCTTTTCTCGTTTCTATTGATTGGGACGGATTGGGTTTATCTGACGTCAAATGGACGATGATCATTTTATTCTTCGGAGCTGCTATCGGGATTCTAACTACGATACGACGTTTAGATATAGCTTATGCACTTGTATTGATTTGGGCATATTACGGTATCTATTCCAAACACATTTCGGAAATGGGATTTAATGGGGAATATCCCTCTGTTATCTTATCTATCCTTATCTGTTTGGCTCTCATAACTTTGGCCGTTGTGCTTGTTGCAGTAAAAAAACTTCGCAGATAA
- a CDS encoding NUDIX hydrolase gives MDLDRLQNKLYENKSLFIGEDTAFRSAVIIPLVKAEGEWHVLFEVRALTMRKQPGDISFPGGKIDITDASPMEAALRETQEELGIDPKTVQMVGELSPYVASPSFVVYPFVAVVDYHEIIRSYNKDEVEEVFSIPLKWLVDHEPYMHTVAIETAPPKNFPFEKIMNGDQYKFRSHSLEEWFYEYGNYTVWGLTARVLKHFIDIVKE, from the coding sequence ATGGACTTGGATCGACTGCAAAATAAATTGTATGAAAATAAATCTTTATTCATTGGAGAAGATACTGCATTCCGTTCCGCAGTAATTATTCCGTTAGTGAAAGCGGAAGGGGAATGGCATGTGCTGTTTGAGGTGCGTGCCCTCACGATGAGAAAACAGCCGGGCGACATTAGTTTTCCTGGTGGCAAAATTGATATAACAGATGCATCTCCTATGGAAGCAGCTTTGCGGGAGACGCAAGAAGAGCTCGGAATTGATCCGAAGACGGTACAGATGGTAGGAGAGTTAAGCCCGTATGTTGCGTCGCCTTCATTTGTCGTCTATCCGTTTGTGGCGGTTGTGGATTATCATGAAATTATTCGGAGCTACAATAAAGACGAGGTGGAGGAGGTATTTTCAATTCCACTTAAGTGGCTTGTGGATCACGAGCCGTACATGCATACGGTAGCCATCGAAACAGCACCGCCTAAAAACTTCCCATTTGAAAAGATTATGAATGGAGACCAGTATAAATTTAGAAGTCATTCGCTTGAAGAATGGTTTTATGAGTATGGTAATTATACAGTTTGGGGATTGACGGCTAGAGTATTAAAGCATTTCATTGATATCGTGAAGGAATAA
- a CDS encoding DUF4317 domain-containing protein gives MNKNDIADIRKRFKLDTDLLTITDIYHAYIRQESSEIYHEESQAFALLDREQQELFMTNFKKVLGGKLGMKLFEVKFESQSEENNEDHAQKILYEGLHAEEAEEWKEEMQHLAIKMVKDVQYEKDLVVTFIRGNYFKKTKRNSEETEIDMRDEVFTTPFILCSMNHTDLPKRSIVFDFQEREFKSNPMLDPIINLASPIGGFLFPCFTDNSADVNHVLYAAGKVNKPDYTFIENVLNGEEVVTAADDKAVFEEIVKQVVGGEVDTETLGNVYEAIYRLTVTDEEEEEPEEPPAIDAKQVERVLKMSGVDYVNTESVETAFQTIVDDTSYEMKATHIVPSYTSKSIKIETKVANILISPQDLKYVKQVNYDGKQCILIEVEEDTIIEGFKVISEDLLT, from the coding sequence ATGAATAAAAATGATATTGCGGATATCCGTAAACGATTTAAATTAGATACAGATCTTTTGACTATCACTGATATTTACCACGCCTACATTAGGCAGGAAAGCAGTGAGATTTACCATGAGGAAAGTCAGGCATTTGCTTTACTTGATCGTGAGCAACAAGAACTGTTCATGACGAATTTCAAAAAGGTGCTAGGTGGTAAACTAGGCATGAAGTTATTTGAAGTGAAGTTCGAAAGTCAAAGTGAAGAGAATAATGAAGATCACGCACAAAAAATTTTGTATGAAGGATTGCATGCAGAAGAAGCTGAAGAATGGAAAGAAGAGATGCAACACTTAGCCATCAAAATGGTAAAAGATGTGCAATATGAAAAAGATCTCGTCGTGACATTTATTCGCGGAAACTACTTTAAGAAAACCAAGCGTAACAGTGAAGAGACAGAAATTGATATGCGGGATGAAGTATTTACGACGCCGTTTATTCTATGTAGTATGAATCATACGGACTTGCCGAAGCGCTCCATTGTTTTTGATTTCCAGGAGCGTGAATTCAAATCGAATCCAATGCTTGATCCAATCATTAATCTTGCGTCACCAATAGGTGGCTTTTTATTCCCTTGCTTTACAGACAATTCGGCTGATGTCAATCATGTGCTATATGCTGCGGGTAAAGTGAATAAGCCAGATTATACGTTCATAGAGAATGTATTGAATGGAGAAGAAGTGGTTACGGCTGCGGACGATAAGGCTGTTTTTGAGGAGATCGTTAAACAAGTAGTCGGTGGTGAAGTAGACACGGAAACACTAGGGAATGTATATGAAGCCATCTACCGATTAACTGTGACGGACGAAGAAGAGGAAGAACCGGAAGAGCCACCAGCAATCGATGCGAAGCAAGTAGAGCGTGTATTGAAAATGAGCGGTGTCGACTACGTGAATACGGAGTCTGTAGAAACGGCTTTTCAGACTATAGTGGATGATACTTCTTATGAAATGAAAGCTACTCACATCGTTCCAAGTTATACGTCGAAATCAATTAAGATCGAAACGAAAGTAGCAAATATATTAATCAGTCCACAAGACTTAAAGTATGTGAAACAGGTGAACTATGACGGCAAGCAATGTATTTTGATTGAAGTAGAAGAAGATACAATCATTGAAGGATTCAAAGTGATATCGGAAGATTTATTGACGTAA
- a CDS encoding ECF transporter S component: MQKTQSLPTQRTKTFDLILTSMLASLVFVATLLLNIKLPLGNGGLIHLGTAMLFIVSILFGPKKGMIAGAVGMGLFDLVSGWALWAPITILTRGLQGYIVGKIAWSNGRKGTSFTFNLLAMLASIPFTIAGYYIGESILYNSLIIPLASIPGDLVQCAVGIAIAIPVCAMLKKVPMFK, encoded by the coding sequence ATGCAAAAAACACAGAGCTTACCAACACAACGTACGAAGACGTTTGATCTAATACTGACGTCCATGCTTGCATCACTTGTGTTCGTCGCAACTCTTTTACTCAATATTAAACTCCCCCTTGGAAACGGTGGATTAATTCATCTTGGCACTGCCATGTTGTTCATTGTCTCTATATTATTCGGACCGAAGAAAGGTATGATCGCCGGAGCCGTTGGAATGGGGTTGTTCGATCTCGTCAGTGGATGGGCTTTATGGGCACCCATCACGATCTTGACACGTGGTTTGCAAGGCTATATCGTAGGGAAAATTGCTTGGTCAAACGGGCGTAAAGGAACAAGCTTTACATTCAATCTACTCGCAATGCTCGCATCCATACCATTCACAATCGCTGGCTATTATATAGGTGAAAGCATTCTCTACAACAGTTTAATCATCCCACTCGCATCCATTCCAGGTGATCTAGTCCAATGTGCAGTAGGTATCGCCATTGCTATACCGGTTTGTGCGATGTTGAAGAAAGTTCCTATGTTTAAATAA
- a CDS encoding ABC transporter ATP-binding protein, which translates to MEMKRIIVSHDNITNHLDNVSTSISKGKVTTIIGPNGCGKSTLLSVLSRGNMPKSGMASLENRDLAMFKPKEFAKKLAIVYQQNEVPKDLTIEKLVGFGRLPHKTLLQRNQEEDRKAIDWALSVTNLTDKRYKDLEALSGGERQRVWIAMALAQQSEILCLDEPTTYLDIYYQIELLELVKSLNENYGLTIVMVLHDINQAIRYSDEIIMMKNGRVIAEGPPREVITKDVIKEVYGVNAVFKEDDELGLYMMSLGI; encoded by the coding sequence ATGGAAATGAAGCGCATTATTGTATCGCATGATAATATAACCAATCATTTGGATAATGTCTCGACGTCTATTTCTAAAGGGAAAGTGACGACGATTATCGGGCCGAATGGTTGTGGGAAATCGACATTACTAAGTGTGCTTTCACGCGGTAATATGCCGAAATCGGGGATGGCATCATTAGAGAATCGTGATTTAGCAATGTTTAAACCGAAAGAGTTTGCGAAGAAACTAGCAATTGTTTATCAGCAGAATGAAGTGCCAAAAGATTTGACGATTGAAAAACTAGTCGGTTTTGGCCGATTGCCTCATAAAACTCTATTGCAACGTAACCAAGAAGAGGATCGCAAGGCTATAGATTGGGCATTGTCTGTGACGAACCTGACAGACAAGCGCTATAAAGACTTAGAGGCATTGTCGGGTGGAGAGCGTCAGCGTGTATGGATTGCGATGGCACTAGCACAGCAGTCAGAAATACTGTGCCTCGATGAGCCTACAACGTATTTGGATATTTATTATCAGATTGAATTACTGGAGCTCGTAAAATCACTTAACGAAAACTATGGGTTGACGATTGTCATGGTGTTGCATGATATCAACCAGGCGATTCGTTATAGTGATGAGATTATTATGATGAAGAACGGTCGAGTCATTGCAGAAGGTCCGCCACGAGAAGTCATTACAAAGGATGTCATCAAAGAAGTATATGGAGTCAACGCTGTCTTCAAGGAAGATGACGAATTAGGTCTTTATATGATGTCACTTGGTATTTAG
- a CDS encoding organic hydroperoxide resistance protein, giving the protein MSEKLFTSTATAKGGREGHVVSSDQVVEFDTAMPGTKRAKELENSTNPEQLFAAGYAACFDGALQLVASKERVKFSSEVTANVSLCKDESDGGFKLEVELQVSGTDIEKAQLEELVEKAHHVCPYSKATRGNIEVTLTVR; this is encoded by the coding sequence ATGTCAGAAAAATTATTTACATCCACAGCAACTGCGAAGGGAGGAAGAGAAGGTCATGTAGTATCCTCTGACCAAGTAGTCGAATTCGATACGGCAATGCCAGGAACAAAAAGAGCGAAAGAATTAGAGAACTCTACCAACCCTGAGCAATTATTCGCTGCAGGCTATGCAGCTTGTTTCGACGGTGCACTTCAACTCGTTGCAAGCAAGGAACGCGTGAAGTTTTCATCAGAAGTCACAGCAAACGTTAGCTTGTGCAAAGATGAATCAGACGGTGGTTTCAAGCTAGAAGTTGAGTTACAAGTGAGTGGTACAGACATCGAAAAGGCTCAACTAGAAGAGCTAGTAGAAAAAGCACACCACGTCTGCCCGTATTCCAAAGCAACTAGAGGCAATATTGAAGTGACGTTAACAGTACGTTAA
- a CDS encoding molybdopterin-dependent oxidoreductase, translating into MAWEKERIDQNIYSQGEVEEWVYSTCNICSIGCGCYIGVKDDQIVGIKGNGDHPINRGRLGPKGENQWHANNAPDRLLTPMIRDDKGELQAASWDEAMSLIARKAKESIEEKGNNSISIYSTGQGFLEDYYTTAKIGRAGLRTHLLDANTRLCTATTEFCLLQSFGADGAPASFDDVDETDTLILFGHNPAETGTVFFERVMDRKKRTGKPYLIVIDPRETLTAKEADLHLQLKPASNVPLFNGIIRQLIKNDQIDKEFVEKYTVGYEKMKSSVEEWTVEKTAEATGISESDILTAIDVIGETSSLVTTTLQGVFQSAEATTACVAINNMHLIRGLIGKPGSGPLHMAGQPSSSANRTAGGVGTYPAHRNPMNPLHIQQMAELWNLNEEDLPTGPEKGIEDIIGLIEEDKIGLFWNIGTNPLVSLPNRKRVQKALSKTFVVVQDPFLTETSSVADVMLPVAMWGEKEGTMENADRTINLLRKAVEPPNNVKSDFDILLDFAKRMEFKDRNGDPLIQYSTTEECFEEFKKVSKGRPCDMTGMTYEKLQKLNGMRWPAPTEDSEGTTRLYSDFKFHTKVDDAQTYGKDQFTGRAFTREEFEDIGAEGKAILHPTVHLPAYEQPTDEYPMWLTTGRLVWHWHTRTKTGRSPMLHMAAQHGYVEVNRKDAEHLNIIEGEVVRVTSPRGEIEVPARIGDAVQEGLLFVPFHFGNLDKKESANEMTVDYVDPLSKQPTFKQAACRLEKIRKTHEADSEDTIESIARQYGLSRNELLAANRKPSPYELQMGEKIEIPLSVINTPIPAYMPYRKSL; encoded by the coding sequence TTGGCTTGGGAAAAAGAACGAATTGACCAGAATATTTACAGTCAAGGAGAAGTTGAAGAATGGGTATACAGCACTTGTAATATCTGTTCAATTGGATGTGGTTGCTATATTGGCGTAAAAGATGACCAAATCGTAGGAATCAAGGGGAATGGAGATCATCCAATCAACCGTGGTAGACTAGGCCCCAAAGGTGAAAATCAATGGCATGCCAATAATGCGCCCGACCGACTACTGACCCCAATGATTCGCGATGACAAAGGAGAATTGCAAGCTGCTTCCTGGGATGAGGCGATGAGTCTGATCGCACGAAAAGCGAAAGAATCTATTGAAGAAAAAGGTAACAATAGTATCAGCATTTATTCTACAGGACAAGGATTTTTAGAAGATTACTATACAACAGCAAAAATTGGACGGGCAGGTCTCCGAACGCATTTACTTGATGCAAATACTAGACTATGCACAGCCACCACAGAGTTTTGTCTACTGCAATCGTTTGGTGCAGATGGAGCACCTGCATCATTTGATGATGTAGATGAGACCGACACATTAATTTTATTTGGTCATAATCCTGCCGAGACAGGAACAGTGTTTTTTGAACGAGTGATGGATCGGAAGAAGCGTACAGGTAAGCCTTATCTGATTGTGATCGATCCACGCGAGACATTAACGGCGAAAGAGGCAGATCTACACTTACAATTGAAGCCTGCGTCTAATGTACCGCTTTTCAATGGCATCATACGTCAGTTAATCAAAAATGACCAGATTGATAAAGAATTTGTAGAGAAGTATACCGTCGGGTACGAGAAGATGAAATCATCCGTTGAAGAATGGACTGTAGAAAAGACAGCTGAGGCAACAGGTATCTCAGAATCCGATATCCTCACTGCAATAGACGTGATAGGCGAGACATCTTCCCTAGTCACAACTACTTTACAAGGGGTCTTTCAAAGTGCCGAAGCGACGACTGCCTGTGTAGCAATAAATAACATGCATTTGATTCGAGGTCTGATTGGTAAACCCGGTAGTGGACCACTTCACATGGCTGGACAGCCCAGTTCCTCAGCGAATCGTACCGCAGGGGGAGTAGGTACATATCCCGCACACAGGAATCCAATGAATCCATTGCATATTCAGCAAATGGCCGAGTTGTGGAACCTAAATGAAGAGGATTTACCGACAGGTCCCGAAAAAGGAATCGAAGATATTATTGGCTTGATCGAAGAAGATAAAATTGGTCTATTTTGGAATATCGGTACAAATCCATTAGTATCACTTCCAAATAGAAAACGCGTGCAAAAGGCTTTGAGTAAGACATTTGTCGTCGTTCAAGATCCGTTTCTCACTGAAACTTCATCTGTAGCAGACGTGATGTTACCGGTGGCGATGTGGGGAGAAAAAGAAGGCACAATGGAAAATGCAGACCGGACAATCAATCTGTTGCGTAAAGCGGTAGAGCCGCCAAACAATGTTAAATCCGATTTTGATATTCTTTTGGACTTCGCAAAAAGAATGGAGTTCAAAGATCGTAACGGTGATCCGCTCATTCAGTACTCTACGACAGAAGAATGCTTTGAGGAATTCAAGAAGGTATCCAAAGGACGTCCGTGTGATATGACAGGAATGACGTATGAGAAATTGCAGAAGCTGAATGGTATGCGTTGGCCAGCACCTACTGAAGATTCAGAAGGAACAACCAGATTGTATTCGGACTTTAAGTTCCACACGAAAGTGGACGATGCACAGACATATGGAAAAGACCAATTTACAGGACGTGCCTTTACGAGAGAAGAATTTGAAGATATAGGTGCAGAAGGAAAGGCGATTCTCCATCCGACGGTACATCTTCCCGCATACGAGCAACCTACTGATGAGTATCCGATGTGGCTTACGACAGGAAGGCTTGTCTGGCACTGGCATACCCGGACTAAAACGGGTCGTTCACCCATGTTGCATATGGCAGCCCAGCATGGCTATGTTGAAGTAAATAGAAAAGATGCGGAGCACCTTAATATTATCGAAGGCGAAGTTGTGCGTGTCACTTCACCCCGTGGGGAAATCGAAGTACCTGCGAGGATAGGCGATGCTGTCCAAGAAGGTTTACTCTTTGTGCCATTTCATTTCGGTAATTTGGATAAAAAGGAATCAGCCAACGAAATGACAGTTGACTATGTGGATCCACTTTCTAAACAACCAACGTTTAAGCAGGCGGCGTGCAGACTTGAGAAAATCAGAAAAACCCATGAAGCGGATAGCGAGGACACAATAGAAAGTATTGCGCGCCAATACGGACTCTCCCGTAATGAATTGCTGGCGGCAAATCGTAAACCTTCTCCGTATGAATTACAAATGGGTGAAAAAATTGAAATTCCACTGTCTGTGATCAATACACCGATACCTGCGTATATGCCGTACCGCAAAAGTCTATAG
- a CDS encoding alpha/beta hydrolase: protein MKQKRTWKFKLFVGLAIFLLMIAVGFVIFASSYYSAQSYAEENLQSDSDVIVENGKELVFKSTANKNNIGLIFYQGAKVEAEAYAPLAKEIAKQGYTVIIPHLPLKMAIFSPDQADKIIRNHPEIDTWLIGGHSLGGVTASDYASRHEKISALVLLASYPGSHTDLSEATVDILSIWASQDEVADAKAIQEAKSSMPSDAKFIEIEGGNHAGFGDYGKQKGDGEATISNEEQIMQTSAAIVELIEGLKK from the coding sequence ATGAAACAAAAGAGGACATGGAAATTCAAGTTGTTCGTTGGGCTAGCTATTTTCCTGTTAATGATTGCAGTTGGGTTCGTTATATTCGCTAGTTCTTATTACTCGGCGCAGTCTTACGCAGAAGAAAATTTACAGTCAGACTCAGATGTAATTGTTGAGAATGGCAAAGAGCTAGTGTTTAAATCTACTGCAAATAAGAATAATATAGGTCTGATATTCTACCAAGGTGCAAAAGTAGAAGCTGAAGCATACGCACCGCTGGCTAAGGAAATTGCCAAACAAGGTTATACGGTAATTATTCCTCACCTACCGCTCAAGATGGCCATCTTCTCACCTGACCAAGCGGATAAGATAATACGTAATCATCCCGAAATAGATACATGGTTAATAGGAGGTCATTCTTTAGGCGGTGTGACGGCATCGGATTACGCGTCTCGCCATGAAAAGATTTCCGCGCTCGTGTTGCTAGCTTCTTATCCTGGAAGTCATACAGATTTAAGTGAGGCAACGGTGGATATTTTGTCGATTTGGGCGAGTCAGGATGAAGTAGCGGACGCGAAAGCTATTCAAGAGGCCAAATCTAGTATGCCAAGTGATGCAAAGTTCATCGAAATAGAGGGCGGTAATCATGCAGGTTTTGGTGATTACGGTAAACAAAAGGGTGACGGTGAAGCGACTATATCGAATGAAGAACAGATCATGCAGACTTCTGCTGCGATCGTGGAATTAATTGAGGGTTTGAAGAAGTAG
- a CDS encoding malate:quinone oxidoreductase, translating to MSNRQTKSDVILIGAGIMSATLGTMLKELAPDWNISLFEKLDKAGEESSHEMNNAGTGHAALCELNYTSERPDGTVDIAKAVKVNEQFQLSMQFWAHLVEKKLIENPEQFIMPLPHMSLVQGEDNVEYLKKRFEAMTANPLFQGMEFSEDPEKLKEWIPLIMKDRTVDEAIAATKIDTGTDVNFGALTRMLIEHMQKVGVDVNYGHQVEDIKRTSDGEWELRIKNNKDGKLEFHKTKFVFIGGGGGSLPLLQKTGIPESKHIGGFPISGVFMVCKNPEVIAKHHAKVYGKAKVGAPPMSVPHLDTRYIDGEKSLLFGPFAGFTPKFLKEGSMMDLIGSVKPNNLTTMLACGAKNLSLTKYLVEQVVQTKEQRINELREFIPDAKSEDWDLWTAGQRVQVIKDTPDSKGTLQFGTELVTDQDGSIAALLGASPGASTAVAVMLDLINKCFPGQVSDWEPKLKEMIPSYGKALAEHPELLKDMHASTSKILKLTENELEKETVHN from the coding sequence ATGAGTAATAGACAAACTAAATCAGATGTTATATTAATTGGTGCCGGAATTATGAGTGCAACGCTAGGAACAATGCTTAAAGAATTAGCGCCTGACTGGAATATCTCGTTATTCGAGAAACTAGATAAGGCAGGGGAAGAGAGCTCGCATGAGATGAATAATGCGGGGACAGGACACGCAGCATTGTGTGAACTGAACTATACTTCCGAAAGACCGGATGGGACGGTAGATATCGCAAAAGCGGTTAAAGTTAATGAACAGTTTCAATTATCTATGCAGTTTTGGGCCCATCTAGTAGAGAAAAAATTGATTGAAAATCCTGAACAATTTATTATGCCATTGCCTCACATGAGTCTTGTACAAGGTGAAGACAATGTGGAGTATCTGAAGAAACGCTTTGAAGCGATGACAGCAAATCCACTATTCCAAGGAATGGAGTTTTCCGAAGATCCGGAAAAACTAAAAGAATGGATTCCGTTGATCATGAAAGACCGTACTGTTGATGAAGCAATTGCTGCAACAAAAATCGACACAGGTACAGACGTAAACTTTGGCGCATTGACTCGTATGTTAATTGAGCATATGCAAAAAGTGGGCGTTGATGTAAACTACGGTCATCAAGTGGAAGATATTAAACGTACAAGTGATGGCGAGTGGGAATTAAGAATAAAAAATAATAAAGATGGTAAGCTTGAATTCCATAAAACTAAATTTGTTTTCATTGGCGGCGGAGGCGGAAGTCTTCCACTGTTACAGAAAACAGGTATACCTGAAAGTAAGCATATCGGTGGATTCCCGATCAGTGGTGTCTTCATGGTTTGTAAAAATCCAGAAGTAATTGCAAAACATCACGCGAAAGTATACGGAAAAGCAAAAGTCGGTGCACCACCGATGTCGGTTCCGCACTTGGATACTCGTTATATTGATGGCGAGAAGTCCTTGCTATTCGGACCATTCGCGGGCTTCACACCGAAGTTCTTAAAAGAAGGATCTATGATGGACCTGATTGGTTCTGTAAAACCAAATAACCTTACGACGATGCTTGCATGTGGTGCAAAAAATCTGTCGTTGACTAAGTACTTGGTAGAACAAGTAGTACAAACAAAAGAACAACGTATCAATGAACTGCGCGAGTTTATTCCTGACGCGAAAAGTGAAGATTGGGATCTGTGGACTGCAGGTCAACGCGTACAAGTCATCAAAGATACTCCAGACAGCAAAGGTACGCTTCAATTTGGTACAGAGCTTGTAACGGATCAGGACGGTTCCATTGCCGCATTGCTAGGAGCTTCTCCTGGGGCATCAACTGCAGTAGCAGTTATGTTGGATCTTATTAACAAGTGCTTCCCAGGACAAGTAAGTGATTGGGAGCCGAAGTTGAAAGAAATGATTCCTTCATATGGAAAAGCATTAGCAGAGCACCCTGAATTATTGAAGGACATGCATGCTTCTACTTCTAAAATATTGAAGTTAACTGAAAATGAGCTAGAGAAAGAAACAGTTCATAACTAA
- a CDS encoding (deoxy)nucleoside triphosphate pyrophosphohydrolase, which yields MKKNVHVVGAVIENEKGEVLAALRSPTMTLPNYWEFPGGKIEAGETLQQALRREILEELGCTITVGEAVDDTTYEYEKVIVRLETFMAKIVEGKPIATEHAELRWIAKDQLHTLEWAPADIPAIKEVENQ from the coding sequence ATGAAAAAAAATGTACATGTAGTGGGAGCAGTGATTGAAAACGAGAAAGGTGAAGTATTAGCTGCACTTCGTAGTCCTACGATGACACTGCCGAACTATTGGGAATTCCCAGGAGGCAAAATAGAAGCGGGGGAAACACTTCAGCAAGCCCTACGACGTGAAATTCTAGAAGAATTGGGTTGCACCATTACTGTAGGAGAAGCAGTAGATGACACTACATATGAGTACGAAAAGGTCATTGTTCGATTGGAAACTTTCATGGCGAAAATTGTGGAAGGAAAGCCTATTGCGACAGAACATGCGGAATTACGTTGGATTGCAAAAGATCAGTTACATACGCTGGAATGGGCACCTGCGGATATACCGGCGATTAAAGAAGTGGAAAATCAATAG
- the srtB gene encoding class B sortase, with the protein MKKRLSKLMPFVYLTVFLYSGYLLVQYVYTYVESASSLKETQQMYKTALESTAQVAVTGDVKEELLEDDSMRPQFEELHKVNQDIVGWISVEGTNLHNPILQAEDNEFYLNRNFTRESSRAGSVFMDYRNDITDMSHNTVLYGHAMRNDTMFGSLKKFGDQDYADEHSVIYIDTLYEGYDVEVFAAYETTIDFYYIETNFQTDEQFSEFLEEVQSRSLIDMPVEVGPDDRIVTLSTCNNSVNSKDKRYVVQGKLVKR; encoded by the coding sequence ATGAAAAAACGCCTGTCGAAACTGATGCCTTTCGTTTATTTGACAGTCTTTCTCTATTCAGGCTATTTACTCGTGCAGTATGTATATACATACGTGGAATCAGCCAGCTCATTGAAGGAAACGCAACAAATGTATAAGACAGCGTTGGAAAGCACAGCCCAGGTTGCGGTAACGGGAGACGTTAAAGAAGAGCTCTTGGAAGACGATTCGATGCGTCCCCAGTTTGAAGAATTACATAAAGTGAATCAAGATATCGTGGGCTGGATTTCAGTAGAAGGTACCAATTTGCATAACCCGATCTTGCAGGCTGAAGATAACGAGTTTTATTTAAATCGTAACTTCACACGGGAAAGTAGTCGCGCGGGCAGTGTCTTCATGGACTATCGAAATGATATTACGGATATGAGCCATAACACGGTCCTCTACGGGCATGCAATGAGAAACGATACGATGTTTGGTAGCTTGAAGAAATTTGGCGATCAAGACTATGCAGACGAACATTCCGTTATTTATATCGATACATTATATGAAGGGTATGATGTGGAAGTGTTTGCAGCCTATGAAACGACGATTGACTTTTATTATATTGAGACAAATTTTCAGACGGATGAACAATTTTCAGAGTTTCTAGAAGAAGTGCAATCACGTTCTTTGATTGATATGCCAGTGGAAGTAGGGCCGGATGACCGGATTGTGACTTTATCGACTTGCAATAACTCTGTGAATAGTAAAGATAAACGCTATGTTGTGCAGGGCAAATTAGTGAAGCGTTAA